A window of Gloeocapsopsis sp. IPPAS B-1203 contains these coding sequences:
- a CDS encoding metalloregulator ArsR/SmtB family transcription factor translates to MQSPQALTPVAEYFKVLSEVSRLTVLSSLTSGAKNVTEIITITGLGQANVSKHLKVLLQAGIVTRTPQGGSVYYQIVDPIAFELCELVCDRLSIRINEQAKQIAALQSLRERSSYSNRV, encoded by the coding sequence ATGCAATCTCCTCAAGCCCTTACTCCTGTTGCAGAATATTTCAAAGTCTTATCTGAAGTGAGTCGATTAACAGTTTTAAGCAGTCTCACTTCAGGGGCAAAAAATGTCACCGAAATTATTACAATAACTGGACTCGGACAAGCGAATGTTTCTAAACATTTGAAAGTGTTACTACAAGCAGGTATTGTAACTCGCACTCCTCAAGGTGGTAGTGTCTATTACCAAATTGTCGATCCAATCGCTTTCGAGTTATGTGAATTGGTGTGCGATCGCCTTTCGATTCGGATCAATGAACAAGCAAAACAAATCGCAGCATTGCAGAGTTTACGCGAGCGCTCGTCTTATAGTAATCGTGTGTAA
- a CDS encoding leucine-rich repeat domain-containing protein, with product MRSLFLGNNPIEDISPLAHLHELEELLLFNTSVADIALLKNLAQLTWLDLYNTPVAKTTALTRLV from the coding sequence TTGCGATCGCTCTTTCTGGGCAACAATCCCATCGAAGACATCTCCCCCCTAGCTCACTTGCATGAACTTGAAGAACTTTTACTGTTCAACACCTCAGTAGCTGATATTGCGCTGCTCAAAAATCTCGCACAACTTACCTGGCTAGACCTTTACAACACCCCAGTCGCAAAAACGACCGCCTTGACTAGATTGGTTTAG
- a CDS encoding sodium-dependent bicarbonate transport family permease, whose protein sequence is MDFLSDFLTKFGAQLQSPTLAFLIGGIVIAALGSKLEIPDAIYKFIVFMLLIKVGLSGGIAIRNSNLTEMLLPALFAVITGMLIVFIGRYTLAKLPGIRTVDAVATAGLFGAVSGSTLAAGITVLEAQGIEYEAWAGALYPFMDIPALVTAIVVASIYTSKKKSLSEQHRTAGASFSTADASFSTAGASFSTAGASFSTADASFSTAGEYPSRQEYPTSRQEYRSQQRITASGYPSKQRERVKIWPIVKESLEGSALSALLLGLALGLLTRPESVFESFYEPLFRGLLSILMLVMGMEAWSRVGELRKVAQWYAVYALVAPLLHGFIAFGLGMIAHYVTGFSPGGVALLAIIACSSSDISGPPTLRAGIPSANPSAYIGASTAIGTPVAIAIGIPLFIGLAQALMGS, encoded by the coding sequence GTGGATTTCTTGTCCGATTTTTTGACGAAATTCGGGGCGCAGTTGCAGTCACCAACGCTCGCCTTTCTGATCGGTGGTATAGTCATTGCCGCCCTTGGTAGCAAACTGGAAATTCCAGATGCGATTTATAAGTTCATTGTCTTCATGCTGCTCATCAAAGTCGGTCTGAGCGGCGGCATTGCGATCCGCAATTCCAATCTGACGGAGATGCTGTTGCCCGCGCTGTTCGCCGTGATAACGGGGATGCTTATCGTATTCATCGGGCGCTACACGTTGGCCAAGCTGCCGGGCATCAGAACCGTGGATGCCGTTGCGACTGCGGGCTTGTTCGGTGCCGTAAGTGGCTCTACCCTCGCCGCCGGCATAACGGTACTGGAAGCGCAAGGCATCGAATACGAGGCCTGGGCCGGCGCACTCTATCCCTTCATGGACATCCCAGCGCTCGTAACTGCGATCGTCGTGGCCAGCATTTATACCAGTAAGAAAAAGTCTCTCAGCGAGCAGCACCGTACCGCAGGCGCATCTTTCAGTACCGCAGACGCATCTTTCAGTACCGCAGGCGCATCTTTCAGTACCGCAGGCGCATCTTTCAGTACCGCAGACGCATCTTTCAGTACCGCAGGCGAGTATCCCAGCAGGCAGGAGTATCCCACAAGCAGGCAGGAGTATCGTAGCCAGCAGCGCATTACCGCAAGCGGGTATCCCAGCAAGCAGCGTGAACGGGTCAAAATATGGCCCATCGTGAAGGAAAGCCTCGAGGGTTCTGCCCTATCGGCACTGCTACTCGGCCTCGCTCTAGGTCTGCTAACCCGACCGGAAAGTGTCTTTGAAAGCTTCTACGAACCCCTCTTCCGCGGCCTACTTTCAATACTGATGCTGGTAATGGGTATGGAGGCCTGGTCAAGGGTTGGCGAGCTGCGCAAGGTAGCCCAGTGGTACGCCGTATATGCCTTGGTGGCGCCGCTGCTGCATGGGTTTATCGCCTTCGGTCTCGGCATGATTGCCCACTACGTCACGGGGTTCAGCCCTGGCGGTGTCGCGCTCCTGGCCATCATTGCCTGCTCCAGTTCAGACATCTCAGGACCGCCCACTTTACGAGCCGGTATCCCGTCGGCCAATCCCTCCGCCTACATAGGCGCGTCCACAGCCATCGGCACGCCGGTTGCGATTGCCATAGGAATACCGCTCTTCATCGGGCTCGCCCAAGCCCTGATGGGCAGCTGA
- a CDS encoding DUF2459 domain-containing protein — protein sequence MICVNQVGIHTNIIVPVQNNTYNWQKFLNIKEIGKEPSGNYQYLGFGWGDRDFYPTNPSQIQEILPLGVQALFFSRGSVMRVEGYQEIPQRHDIQCVGVNNSNYLNTVQFIQNSFQLTPQGQIILFVRSDESEASYYEAKGHYSVLRNSNNWTAEGLRQANINTPLWAGIPQAVMFHVSRNPN from the coding sequence ATGATTTGCGTAAATCAAGTTGGTATTCATACTAATATTATTGTACCCGTCCAGAATAATACTTATAATTGGCAAAAATTCTTGAACATCAAAGAAATTGGGAAAGAGCCTTCAGGAAATTATCAATATTTAGGTTTTGGTTGGGGCGATCGCGACTTTTATCCAACAAATCCTAGTCAAATCCAGGAAATCCTTCCACTCGGTGTACAAGCCTTATTCTTTTCCCGTGGTTCCGTCATGCGAGTAGAAGGTTATCAAGAAATACCCCAAAGACATGATATTCAATGCGTAGGAGTCAATAACTCAAACTATCTAAACACTGTACAATTTATTCAAAACTCTTTTCAACTAACCCCTCAGGGTCAAATAATATTATTCGTGCGTAGTGATGAATCAGAAGCTAGCTATTATGAGGCGAAAGGTCATTATTCAGTTTTAAGAAACAGCAATAATTGGACTGCTGAAGGCTTAAGACAAGCAAACATCAATACACCACTTTGGGCTGGAATTCCTCAAGCTGTCATGTTTCATGTCAGTAGAAATCCTAATTAA
- a CDS encoding serine/threonine-protein kinase, with amino-acid sequence MLVGKKLQRGKYTLDQEIGRGGFGITFTATHQYLGQVVVIKTINEELRQHPEYVSFYRQFQDEARRLATCVHPNIVRVSDFFIEDALPYMVMDYVPGQTLDQVVFPNNPLSEATAIHYIRQIAAALQVVHKNNLLHRDVKPQNIILRQGTQEVVLIDFGIAREFTPGHTQTHTNIVSEGYAPIEQYLPHAPRTPATDVYGLAATLYSLLTAKVPVAASLRDRVSMPTPRDIQPQLSIAINQAVMRGMAVEAKFRPATIAEWLALLPSESFTAADIQIQPASTHTAATVAMIPQPQSIEPPPRVVPQRKRGLSGIVLGIGAAAIAGITAVAVANVLSEEDTQPTAPAIVPPSNIQQTGENDTEVSPSPQTEATPPEEPAPFRWRPRNRVEPEESTTPTETPSPSPAESPVPDPLPESPSAVDTPQPTTEPPSEEPSPTEEAPSIVVPTQPASPKLPEATGESQTGDNLDASPQSPDLQPE; translated from the coding sequence ATGCTAGTAGGAAAAAAATTGCAACGAGGGAAATATACCCTAGATCAAGAAATTGGACGCGGTGGCTTCGGGATTACATTCACAGCGACTCACCAGTACTTGGGTCAAGTTGTCGTCATTAAAACGATCAACGAGGAACTGCGACAGCATCCTGAATATGTCAGTTTCTATCGGCAATTTCAAGATGAAGCCCGCAGATTAGCGACTTGTGTCCATCCTAATATTGTACGTGTGAGCGACTTTTTTATAGAAGACGCATTGCCTTACATGGTCATGGACTACGTTCCTGGACAAACATTGGATCAAGTTGTTTTTCCTAATAATCCGCTTTCAGAAGCAACAGCGATCCACTATATTCGCCAGATTGCAGCAGCTTTACAAGTAGTACATAAAAATAATTTATTACATCGGGACGTTAAACCACAAAATATTATATTACGTCAGGGCACGCAGGAAGTTGTTTTAATTGATTTCGGCATTGCCCGCGAATTTACTCCAGGTCATACACAAACGCATACTAATATTGTTTCTGAAGGATACGCACCAATTGAACAGTATCTACCTCACGCACCGCGTACTCCTGCGACTGATGTTTATGGTTTAGCAGCAACATTGTATTCTTTATTAACAGCAAAGGTTCCTGTTGCAGCTAGTTTGCGCGATCGCGTTTCGATGCCAACACCCCGCGATATCCAACCGCAACTGAGTATTGCAATTAACCAAGCTGTCATGCGTGGTATGGCAGTAGAAGCCAAGTTTCGCCCTGCAACAATTGCAGAATGGCTAGCTTTATTACCTTCAGAGTCTTTCACCGCAGCAGATATCCAAATACAACCAGCATCTACTCATACCGCCGCAACAGTTGCAATGATTCCCCAACCACAATCAATTGAACCCCCACCACGGGTTGTTCCTCAACGTAAACGAGGGTTATCTGGAATTGTACTCGGTATTGGAGCCGCTGCGATCGCAGGTATTACTGCGGTTGCTGTTGCTAACGTGTTATCTGAAGAAGATACTCAACCAACTGCACCTGCGATTGTTCCACCAAGTAATATTCAACAAACTGGTGAAAACGACACCGAAGTCTCACCATCCCCACAAACAGAAGCTACACCGCCAGAAGAACCAGCGCCTTTTCGTTGGCGTCCGCGTAACCGCGTTGAACCAGAAGAATCGACAACACCAACAGAAACACCATCACCATCTCCTGCTGAATCTCCTGTTCCAGATCCATTACCAGAGTCGCCTTCTGCGGTAGACACGCCACAACCTACGACAGAACCACCATCCGAAGAACCGTCACCGACAGAAGAAGCACCGTCAATCGTAGTTCCAACACAACCTGCTTCCCCAAAACTACCCGAAGCAACTGGAGAATCACAAACGGGTGATAATTTAGATGCATCTCCTCAATCTCCAGATCTTCAACCGGAATAG
- a CDS encoding BamA/TamA family outer membrane protein: protein MRVSYTAIFTLAGLTAIELIYTSLATASPQAIVPKGDVQYYQEYQNAVVLPTRESSANPTRLAANSQQLPAEGNDLFVTATDVQIVGASEELQQIVRNAINTRVGGETSESQLQQDVAAILATNLFRNATVSSNPTATGLNVVFQVEPVIVRSLQLRGAKALRQNVAVERIKPQIGNPISPSALNQSVDQINEWYAQNGYTLARVIAIRPNPQGVLTMEVVEGVISEVRFRFSDEDGRFVDDKGKPIQGRTQPDFLRRELNVKPGQVFREETVRQDLQKLYQLGLFQNVRVALDGDATKVDVIYDLTETPARAANLGGGYNDDSGLFATVSYKDFNFSGLNDSIGADVQISRRDIQFDTNFTSPYRESNPDRFGYQLNAFRRRGISQTFDGDVSLPNDDRPREGQFGTSVTLQRPIDDWQASMGLNYKRTSIRDRAGNISPEDELGNPLTLSGTGIDDLTTISFAATKDFRNNLVNPTEGSVLSLNAEQSIPIGQGAISMSRLRANYSQYVPVDFIGGKDEPEVFAFNVQGGTTIGDLPPYEAFNLGGLNSVRGYGSGEVGSGRSFVLASAEYRFPILDFLGGVVFADFASDLGSGDTVLGEPAVVRDKPGSGFGYGAGVRVNSPIGLIRADFGFNDQGESRLQFGFGHRF, encoded by the coding sequence ATGCGTGTTTCTTATACTGCAATTTTTACTTTGGCTGGATTGACTGCCATAGAGCTAATTTATACATCACTTGCGACGGCTAGCCCTCAAGCTATTGTTCCCAAAGGTGATGTGCAGTATTATCAAGAATATCAAAATGCGGTTGTTCTCCCTACGCGAGAATCATCGGCAAATCCAACGCGCTTAGCAGCGAACTCGCAACAGTTACCAGCAGAAGGTAACGATTTGTTTGTCACTGCAACAGATGTTCAAATTGTGGGCGCAAGCGAAGAATTACAACAAATTGTCCGCAATGCGATTAACACTCGTGTCGGAGGAGAAACAAGTGAAAGTCAGCTACAACAAGATGTCGCCGCGATTTTAGCGACAAATTTATTTAGAAATGCCACAGTTAGTAGTAACCCGACTGCAACTGGTTTAAATGTGGTGTTTCAGGTGGAACCTGTTATCGTGCGTTCGCTGCAACTTAGGGGTGCAAAAGCCTTACGACAAAATGTAGCCGTAGAACGCATAAAACCGCAAATCGGCAATCCAATTAGTCCATCAGCATTAAATCAAAGTGTTGACCAAATTAACGAGTGGTATGCCCAAAATGGCTACACTTTGGCACGAGTTATCGCAATTCGCCCTAACCCACAAGGCGTACTAACGATGGAAGTTGTGGAAGGAGTTATTAGCGAAGTTCGATTCCGCTTTTCTGATGAAGATGGCAGGTTTGTTGATGACAAAGGTAAGCCAATTCAAGGAAGAACGCAACCTGATTTTCTCCGTCGCGAATTAAATGTCAAACCAGGGCAAGTTTTCCGCGAAGAAACAGTGAGACAAGATTTACAAAAGCTTTATCAATTAGGATTATTTCAAAATGTCCGCGTCGCCTTAGATGGTGATGCGACAAAAGTTGATGTGATCTATGACTTGACAGAAACTCCAGCGCGTGCTGCCAACTTGGGTGGCGGTTACAATGATGATAGTGGGTTGTTTGCGACAGTCAGTTATAAAGACTTTAACTTTAGTGGTCTTAATGATTCAATCGGTGCTGATGTTCAAATCAGTCGTCGCGACATTCAATTTGATACAAATTTCACTAGTCCCTATCGGGAGAGTAACCCTGATCGCTTCGGGTATCAACTCAATGCGTTTCGCCGTCGCGGGATATCTCAAACTTTCGATGGTGATGTTTCTTTGCCAAACGACGATCGCCCAAGAGAAGGACAATTTGGCACAAGTGTAACTTTACAGCGCCCGATTGATGACTGGCAAGCTTCAATGGGATTAAACTACAAACGCACTAGTATTCGCGATCGCGCAGGGAATATTTCCCCTGAAGATGAGTTGGGTAATCCTTTAACCTTGAGTGGTACAGGAATCGACGATTTGACAACGATATCTTTTGCTGCGACGAAAGATTTTCGGAATAACCTTGTCAATCCAACGGAAGGTTCTGTACTCAGCCTGAACGCGGAACAGTCAATTCCCATCGGTCAAGGGGCAATTTCAATGAGTCGCCTGCGGGCTAATTATAGTCAGTATGTTCCTGTCGATTTCATCGGAGGCAAAGATGAACCCGAAGTTTTTGCCTTTAATGTTCAAGGGGGGACAACAATTGGCGATTTACCACCGTATGAAGCGTTCAATTTGGGTGGTTTAAATTCAGTACGCGGTTATGGTAGCGGGGAAGTTGGCAGTGGGCGATCGTTTGTGTTAGCTTCGGCAGAATACCGCTTTCCAATCCTCGATTTTCTTGGAGGAGTAGTTTTTGCTGACTTTGCTTCAGATTTAGGTTCAGGAGATACAGTACTCGGAGAACCAGCGGTAGTCCGCGATAAACCAGGCTCGGGCTTTGGCTATGGTGCTGGTGTGCGAGTCAATTCACCGATTGGTTTAATTCGTGCTGATTTTGGATTTAATGATCAAGGAGAAAGTCGCTTACAGTTCGGTTTCGGTCATCGCTTTTAA
- a CDS encoding lipid-A-disaccharide synthase-related protein — MNNLSAFSPGSRIKLLCLSNGHGEDIIAVRILQELQKLTSIDIAALPIVGEGHAYSQSSIPIVGAVQTMPSGGFIYMDGRQVWRDLRYGLLKLTLSQIKVVRSWAKGGVILAVGDIVPLLFAWASGANYAFVGTAKSEYYRQDESGWHQRRSPLSRLENLSASVYHPLDRYLMSHPRCKAVFPRDTLTTKTLQKWAIPAFDLGNPMMDGLEAQNLLKLDTDPQRLTILLLPGSRPPEAYENWQQILIAVAELIAAFPTRSLLFLAAIAPTLSLEPLCQSLINRGFSQDNLTFKQKNASVVLTQNAYNDCLHQADFAIAMAGTATEQFIGLGKCAIAFPGNGPQYTYAFAEAQSRHLGSSLTLVEHPKQVADAVRSLLQDPQKLEQIAKNGYQRMGKPGAAHRIAQCLVQQFNYPNKEL; from the coding sequence ATGAATAATTTATCAGCATTTTCCCCAGGTTCTAGAATAAAGTTACTTTGCCTCAGTAATGGTCATGGCGAGGATATTATTGCTGTACGAATTCTCCAGGAATTACAGAAGTTAACTTCAATTGACATTGCTGCTTTACCTATAGTTGGTGAAGGACACGCCTACTCTCAATCGAGTATTCCCATAGTTGGGGCAGTACAAACAATGCCTTCCGGTGGATTTATTTATATGGATGGGCGACAAGTTTGGCGAGATTTAAGGTACGGTTTGCTAAAACTCACTTTGTCTCAAATTAAGGTAGTCCGTAGTTGGGCAAAGGGTGGTGTAATTTTAGCTGTAGGTGATATTGTACCGTTACTTTTTGCTTGGGCAAGTGGGGCAAATTACGCTTTTGTCGGCACAGCAAAATCAGAATATTACCGACAAGATGAATCAGGATGGCATCAACGGCGATCGCCACTTTCGCGTTTAGAAAATCTGTCGGCTTCAGTTTACCATCCTTTAGACCGTTATTTGATGAGTCACCCGCGCTGTAAAGCGGTTTTTCCCAGAGACACACTAACAACAAAAACATTACAAAAGTGGGCAATTCCGGCGTTCGATTTGGGAAATCCAATGATGGATGGATTAGAAGCGCAAAATTTATTAAAGCTAGATACAGATCCGCAGCGGTTAACAATTCTCTTACTTCCTGGTTCGCGCCCTCCTGAAGCTTATGAAAATTGGCAACAAATTCTCATTGCTGTCGCCGAATTAATTGCCGCATTCCCGACGCGATCGCTATTATTTCTCGCGGCGATCGCACCCACATTATCTTTAGAACCATTGTGTCAAAGTCTTATCAATAGAGGTTTTTCTCAAGATAACTTGACATTTAAGCAAAAAAATGCATCTGTTGTGTTAACTCAAAATGCTTACAACGATTGCTTACATCAAGCAGATTTCGCAATTGCAATGGCGGGAACAGCCACCGAACAATTTATTGGTTTAGGAAAATGTGCGATCGCCTTTCCAGGAAATGGGCCACAATATACTTATGCCTTTGCTGAAGCCCAAAGCCGTCATCTTGGTTCATCATTAACTTTAGTCGAACACCCAAAACAAGTTGCGGATGCAGTGCGATCGCTACTTCAAGATCCCCAAAAACTTGAACAAATCGCCAAAAACGGCTACCAACGCATGGGAAAACCAGGCGCAGCCCATCGCATCGCCCAATGTTTAGTTCAACAATTCAACTACCCAAATAAAGAATTATAA
- a CDS encoding ABC transporter ATP-binding protein: MIALEVHNLHKTYKQRKKLIEAVRGVSLNINSGEILAFLGPNGAGKTTCIKMIAGLIKPDVGSVKIAGSDPHRNPRSLRLVGAVLEGNRNLYWRLTPEENLEYFGTLRGLHRRVAHKNGLQLLERFDLLSKRRAPVQTLSRGMQQKLAIAVALVHQPRLLLLDEPTLGLDVEASQNVKVLVREIAQEGCAILLTTHQLDVAEEISDRVAIIQQGKILAEERTREIIRRFSGSTYIIEIAGELDSVQTSKLESLGVIVQADRIIYEGTSEGLYQVLAVLNPLPLIQVKQQADLTQVFLKIVRENRNV; encoded by the coding sequence TTGATCGCCCTCGAAGTTCACAACCTACATAAAACCTACAAGCAACGCAAAAAGCTCATTGAAGCTGTACGTGGCGTTTCTCTAAACATAAATTCTGGTGAAATTCTTGCATTTCTTGGTCCCAATGGCGCAGGAAAAACGACTTGTATCAAAATGATCGCGGGTTTAATCAAACCTGATGTAGGATCGGTAAAAATTGCAGGTTCTGATCCGCATCGCAATCCGCGATCGCTACGCTTGGTAGGTGCAGTTTTAGAAGGAAACCGCAATCTCTATTGGCGACTGACTCCTGAAGAAAACTTAGAGTATTTTGGAACATTACGCGGACTTCATCGCCGTGTAGCGCATAAAAACGGACTGCAATTATTAGAAAGATTCGACTTACTATCAAAACGCCGCGCCCCAGTACAAACACTCTCACGCGGGATGCAGCAAAAGTTGGCGATCGCAGTTGCATTAGTTCACCAACCGCGATTGTTGTTACTCGACGAACCCACGTTGGGTTTAGATGTAGAAGCTAGCCAAAATGTCAAAGTTTTAGTACGCGAGATTGCACAAGAAGGCTGTGCAATTTTGTTAACAACACATCAACTTGATGTCGCAGAAGAAATCTCAGATCGCGTCGCGATTATTCAACAAGGTAAAATTTTAGCCGAGGAACGAACGCGCGAAATTATCCGGCGCTTTTCGGGTTCAACTTACATTATCGAGATAGCAGGTGAATTAGATTCCGTACAAACGAGTAAACTTGAATCTCTAGGTGTCATAGTCCAAGCCGATAGAATTATTTATGAGGGAACCTCAGAAGGTTTGTATCAAGTTCTAGCTGTTCTCAACCCTCTACCTTTAATCCAAGTCAAACAACAAGCTGATTTGACGCAAGTCTTCCTCAAAATTGTCCGAGAAAACCGTAATGTTTGA
- a CDS encoding ABC transporter permease — translation MFELFLAELKRSWIEFTRYPVDAIAGVFIITSVFYGLFLSARYIAGPNLQFGDRLDAIVVGYVLWTLVIFIVTSIVSILQIEAQTGTLEQVILTPYGVPRVFLARAIASLTINIVIITGILLLILLLTGRRLYFPPTLILPLLTVLFGAYGLAFLMASLALLFKRIQQLLGLTQFALLFLLTIPSETWSGTLWIMRSLLPMTMGAGILRDLMARNLSLNFVEISLAFLNGLGYLALGLIVFRRAEVEAKRRGILGGY, via the coding sequence ATGTTTGAACTATTTTTAGCTGAACTCAAACGCAGTTGGATTGAGTTTACGCGCTATCCTGTTGATGCGATCGCCGGAGTTTTTATCATTACATCCGTATTTTATGGCTTATTTCTCAGTGCCCGTTACATTGCAGGTCCTAATTTACAATTTGGCGATCGCCTGGATGCGATCGTTGTCGGATATGTGCTATGGACCTTAGTAATATTTATTGTTACGAGTATTGTCAGTATCCTGCAAATTGAAGCACAAACGGGAACTTTAGAGCAAGTCATACTAACACCCTATGGTGTACCGCGAGTATTTTTGGCACGAGCGATCGCCAGCTTAACTATCAACATTGTCATAATTACAGGAATTTTACTACTAATTCTCTTACTAACAGGACGACGTTTGTATTTTCCCCCGACTTTAATTTTGCCACTGCTGACAGTTTTGTTCGGTGCTTATGGTTTAGCCTTCCTCATGGCTTCTTTAGCTTTACTATTTAAACGCATTCAGCAATTACTTGGGCTGACACAATTTGCCTTATTATTTCTCCTGACAATTCCCTCAGAAACCTGGAGTGGAACGTTATGGATTATGCGATCGCTGTTACCAATGACAATGGGTGCAGGAATTCTCCGCGATTTAATGGCACGTAATCTAAGTTTAAACTTTGTTGAAATTTCACTTGCCTTTCTCAATGGATTAGGATACTTAGCCTTAGGTTTAATCGTATTTCGTCGTGCAGAAGTAGAAGCAAAGCGCCGAGGAATTTTAGGAGGATATTAG
- a CDS encoding RNA 2'-phosphotransferase, which translates to MNNTRQVKISKYLSKHLRHQPERLGLKLAPGGWVNVDELLTACAKNAFPISRSELDEVVAKNDKQRFSFDVTGNLIRANQGHSVEIDLQLKPAIPPNVLYHGGHKAVDLIQQYGLNKMSRHHVHLSPDIETARKVGARHGHPVVFAIDAGAMQQAGYTFYCSDNSVWLVDSVPADYLHRI; encoded by the coding sequence ATGAATAATACTCGTCAGGTTAAAATTAGTAAATATCTCAGCAAGCATCTGCGTCATCAACCGGAACGTCTTGGTTTAAAGTTAGCTCCTGGCGGCTGGGTTAACGTAGATGAATTATTAACGGCTTGTGCTAAAAATGCCTTTCCGATTAGCCGTAGTGAGTTAGATGAAGTTGTTGCTAAAAATGACAAACAACGCTTTTCTTTTGATGTTACTGGTAATTTAATTCGAGCCAATCAAGGGCATAGTGTAGAAATTGACTTACAATTAAAACCTGCTATTCCTCCCAATGTGCTGTATCACGGTGGACATAAAGCTGTAGATTTGATTCAGCAATATGGATTAAACAAAATGTCGCGACATCACGTGCATTTATCACCAGACATTGAAACAGCGCGTAAAGTTGGTGCTAGACACGGACACCCAGTTGTGTTTGCTATTGATGCAGGTGCAATGCAGCAAGCAGGTTATACTTTTTACTGTTCTGATAATAGTGTTTGGTTAGTAGATAGCGTACCAGCAGATTATCTACACCGCATTTAA
- a CDS encoding archease, with the protein MPYEYLEDVAIADIAFHVWGENLEELFIAAGDATINTMIDNIDAIALQETRTFNLENDALDMLLFNFLQEFIYYKDSELLLLRPQKVKLEQKEIYQLQAVTKGEKLDPNKHHQRVDVKAVTLHRFQLEKTANGWQAMVILDI; encoded by the coding sequence ATGCCTTATGAGTATTTAGAAGATGTTGCGATCGCAGACATTGCTTTTCACGTTTGGGGAGAAAACTTAGAAGAATTATTCATCGCGGCGGGTGATGCAACAATTAATACAATGATTGATAATATTGATGCGATCGCACTCCAAGAAACTCGCACATTTAACTTGGAAAATGACGCGCTAGATATGTTGCTATTCAACTTTCTTCAAGAATTTATTTATTACAAAGATAGTGAATTATTACTACTGCGTCCACAAAAAGTTAAGTTAGAACAAAAAGAAATATACCAGCTTCAAGCAGTTACAAAAGGAGAAAAGCTTGATCCTAATAAACATCATCAGCGCGTAGATGTCAAAGCTGTAACGCTACACCGTTTTCAATTAGAAAAAACTGCTAATGGTTGGCAAGCTATGGTAATTTTAGATATTTGA
- a CDS encoding GTP-binding protein, with translation MEPRIPLTVITGSLGSGKTTLLRHILDSIPQKIAILMNEFGEIAIDTKIIQGKNVAMADLGGGCVCCSLLGEFEAAVDEIIETVNPDMIVVETTGVAEPDALVFDIQESLTKVRLDGVVTVVDADAMVRYPSVGHTTRMQIEAADTILLNKVDLVTEEQLQAIETKLHSYNEVAEILHTQRCQVDPDLLFGIVRERLQPEPHHVHQPEFESFSYKTQATLKRACFEDFADKLIEKDMYRAKGFIRFTEQIYLFNFVAGRWDLEPFEQDATELVFIGRQVKKYQQEIIDQLKRCEKIYAL, from the coding sequence ATGGAACCGCGCATTCCACTTACAGTTATTACAGGTTCACTAGGTAGCGGTAAAACGACTTTGCTACGTCACATTCTTGATTCGATTCCTCAAAAAATTGCTATTTTGATGAACGAGTTTGGTGAAATTGCGATTGATACCAAGATCATTCAAGGTAAAAATGTGGCAATGGCAGATCTGGGTGGTGGATGTGTTTGTTGTTCGCTACTTGGGGAATTTGAAGCTGCAGTTGACGAAATCATCGAGACAGTTAATCCTGATATGATTGTGGTGGAAACAACGGGTGTAGCAGAACCTGATGCATTAGTATTTGATATTCAAGAAAGTTTAACTAAAGTCCGATTGGATGGTGTAGTGACTGTCGTTGATGCTGATGCGATGGTGAGATATCCTAGTGTTGGTCACACGACACGAATGCAAATTGAAGCCGCAGATACAATATTACTCAATAAAGTTGATTTAGTAACAGAAGAACAATTGCAAGCAATCGAAACAAAGTTGCACTCGTATAACGAAGTTGCTGAAATTTTACATACTCAACGCTGTCAAGTCGATCCAGATTTGTTATTTGGTATTGTGAGAGAGCGACTACAACCAGAACCTCATCATGTTCATCAACCTGAGTTTGAGTCATTTAGTTATAAAACGCAGGCTACTTTAAAGCGAGCATGTTTTGAGGATTTTGCCGATAAATTAATAGAAAAAGACATGTATCGAGCAAAAGGTTTTATAAGGTTTACCGAGCAAATTTATCTATTTAATTTTGTAGCTGGACGATGGGATTTAGAACCATTTGAGCAAGATGCTACAGAGTTAGTTTTTATTGGTAGACAAGTCAAAAAATATCAACAAGAAATTATCGATCAGTTGAAAAGATGTGAGAAGATATATGCCTTATGA